One Arthrobacter sp. StoSoilB19 DNA window includes the following coding sequences:
- a CDS encoding SDR family oxidoreductase has protein sequence MTSPNKAAIITGAASGIGRALAVHYARKGVVSIIGTFPGDPHDPEETLRLVKEANGEAVIHEVDVRTTASVDALAQRAVDEYGRLDYAIANAGILRNSPLGEMTDERWHDMLNVDLTGVLRTLRAGAERMTDGGALVAVSSIAGGVYGWEEHAHYAAAKAGVLGLVRSVAVELGPRQIRANAVIPGLIETPQSLDPVNSLGPEGLKRAGNDIPWGRVGKPEEVASVIGFLTSDDSRYVTGQALVVDGGLTVKMRA, from the coding sequence ATGACGTCGCCTAACAAGGCCGCCATCATCACCGGTGCCGCCAGCGGCATCGGCCGCGCCCTCGCCGTCCACTACGCCCGCAAGGGGGTGGTGTCCATCATCGGCACCTTCCCCGGCGACCCCCACGACCCAGAGGAAACCCTCCGCCTGGTCAAAGAGGCCAACGGGGAAGCGGTGATCCACGAAGTGGATGTACGCACCACCGCGTCCGTGGACGCCCTGGCCCAGCGGGCCGTGGACGAGTACGGCCGGCTGGACTACGCCATCGCCAACGCCGGAATCCTGCGCAACTCCCCGCTGGGGGAGATGACGGACGAGCGCTGGCATGACATGCTCAACGTTGACCTCACCGGCGTGCTGCGCACGCTGCGTGCCGGGGCGGAGAGAATGACCGACGGCGGAGCACTGGTTGCGGTCTCGTCCATCGCCGGCGGGGTTTACGGCTGGGAGGAACACGCCCACTATGCCGCCGCCAAGGCAGGCGTGCTGGGCCTGGTCCGCAGCGTGGCCGTAGAGCTCGGCCCGCGGCAGATCCGCGCCAACGCCGTCATCCCCGGCCTCATCGAGACCCCGCAGTCCCTCGACCCGGTGAACTCGCTGGGACCGGAGGGCCTGAAGCGTGCCGGGAACGACATCCCCTGGGGCCGGGTGGGCAAACCGGAGGAAGTGGCCAGCGTCATCGGCTTCCTCACCTCCGACGATTCCCGCTACGTCACGGGGCAGGCGCTGGTGGTTGACGGCGGCCTCACTGTGAAGATGCGCGCCTGA
- a CDS encoding SDR family NAD(P)-dependent oxidoreductase: MNTSTHAFGNAQASNGRRVVVTGGSSGIGKAIAEAFLANGDRVAVLDRAGEDGAIRVDVADEASVRAAFAEAREALGGIDVLVNSAGLLTESPLEDMSLDMWNETLTVDLTGVFLCCREVVREMRQRKWGRIINIASQLAIKGGVGLTHYSAAKAGVVGLSKALALETAADNVLVNCIAPGPIETPLVEGISESWKAAKRAELPLGRFGTPAEVAPAALLLASDPGGNLFVGQTLGPNSGDVMP; encoded by the coding sequence ATGAACACATCGACTCATGCTTTCGGAAACGCCCAAGCCTCGAACGGCCGCCGTGTGGTGGTCACCGGCGGTTCCAGCGGAATCGGCAAAGCCATCGCCGAGGCCTTCCTGGCCAACGGCGACCGTGTTGCCGTGCTGGACCGGGCCGGAGAGGACGGCGCCATCCGCGTGGACGTGGCCGATGAAGCCAGCGTGCGCGCGGCCTTCGCCGAGGCCCGGGAGGCGCTGGGCGGCATCGACGTCCTGGTCAACAGCGCGGGCCTGCTGACGGAGTCTCCGCTGGAGGACATGTCCCTGGACATGTGGAATGAGACCCTCACTGTGGACCTGACCGGTGTGTTCCTGTGCTGCCGGGAGGTGGTGCGGGAGATGCGGCAACGCAAGTGGGGCCGCATCATCAACATCGCCTCCCAGCTGGCCATCAAAGGCGGTGTGGGGCTGACGCATTACAGTGCCGCCAAGGCCGGCGTCGTCGGCCTTTCCAAGGCGCTTGCCCTGGAAACGGCGGCGGACAATGTGCTGGTCAACTGCATCGCCCCGGGGCCGATCGAGACGCCGCTGGTGGAAGGCATTTCGGAAAGCTGGAAGGCCGCGAAGCGCGCCGAGCTGCCGTTGGGGCGCTTCGGGACGCCCGCGGAAGTGGCTCCCGCGGCTCTCCTGCTGGCCAGCGATCCGGGTGGAAACCTGTTTGTGGGACAGACGCTGGGACCCAACTCCGGCGATGTGATGCCTTAA